From a single Saccharomyces kudriavzevii IFO 1802 strain IFO1802 genome assembly, chromosome: 15 genomic region:
- the INP54 gene encoding phosphoinositide 5-phosphatase INP54 (similar to Saccharomyces cerevisiae INP54 (YOL065C); ancestral locus Anc_3.155), which produces MNKSKWKVSITTFNCGKEFPIENTKGIVKQLLFPYDDSISQLELQDIYVLGFQELVPIWQGSFPTVNRDLINGITTTAIDCLNEKVIAFRGGEQYSCLGVNSVGAITMIILYNNNALKVKADILKRNGKCGWFSTHLKGGTLVSFNMARNGDENWERFSFICAHLNANEGANNRNQRIDDYKRIMSEVCDPEVASSDHFFFLGDLNFRVTSAYDPATDYSSTTTLRRLLENNEELNLLRTRENEPLCKGLHELEINFPPTFKFKLFEKETYNRKRTPSWCDRILYKKYATPTLEQEGTYHSVSRSNALLFSDHQPVNLTMALPRPIGERRPLSLHIEKYHLSWSSGLVGQVGDAVIGYCGWLLTKNAHYWILGSILLYLLLKNV; this is translated from the coding sequence ATGAACAAGAGCAAATGGAAGGTTTCAATAACCACGTTCAATTGTGGCAAAGAGTTCCCCATTGAAAACACGAAAGGCATCGTTAAGCAATTGCTTTTTCCCTACGATGACAGCATCTCACAACTGGAACTGCAAGACATATATGTCCTGggatttcaagaattagTGCCCATATGGCAAGGTTCTTTCCCTACAGTCAACCGTGATCTGATCAATGGAATAACAACCACTGCGATTGACTGCTTGAATGAGAAAGTGATAGCCTTCCGGGGCGGTGAGCAATACTCGTGTTTAGGGGTGAATAGCGTTGGGGCTATTACCATGATAATTTTGTACAACAACAATGCGTTAAAGGTGAAAGcagatattttgaagaggAACGGCAAATGCGGTTGGTTTAGTACACACTTAAAAGGTGGCACTTTGGTAAGCTTTAACATGGCACGTAATGGCGATGAAAATTGGGAAAGATTTAGCTTTATCTGTGCCCATTTGAATGCAAACGAGGGTGCCAACAATAGGAATCAAAGAATCGATGATTACAAACGGATCATGAGTGAAGTGTGTGATCCTGAAGTTGCCAGTAGTGAccactttttctttctaggcgatttgaattttagGGTTACCAGTGCCTATGACCCAGCCACTGATTACTCCTCCACGACAACACTGAGACGTCTACtggaaaacaatgaagagTTAAACCTGCTACGCACGAGAGAGAATGAACCATTGTGCAAGGGCCTCCATGAGCTGGAGATAAACTTTCCACCGACTTTCAAGTTCAAgttgtttgaaaaagaaacatataatagaaaaagaactcCGTCATGGTGCGATCGTATTCTATACAAAAAGTATGCAACACCAACTTTGGAACAAGAAGGAACATATCATTCCGTGTCAAGATCCAATGCTCTCTTATTCAGTGATCATCAACCCGTCAATCTCACTATGGCATTACCAAGGCCTATTGGAGAAAGGAGGCCATTATCGTTGCATATCGAGAAGTACCATTTGTCATGGAGCTCTGGTCTAGTGGGACAGGTTGGCGATGCGGTCATCGGGTACTGCGGTTGGCTATTAACGAAAAACGCACATTATTGGATATTAGGTTCTATACTATTATATTTACTGTTAAAAAATGTATAG
- the MET22 gene encoding 3'(2'),5'-bisphosphate nucleotidase (similar to Saccharomyces cerevisiae MET22 (YOL064C); ancestral locus Anc_3.157), protein MAFERELLVATQAVRKASLLTKRIQSEVISHRDSTTITKSDNSPVTTGDYAAQTIIINAIKSNFPEDKVVGEESSSGLNDSFVSEILNEIKANDNVYNKDNKKKDFQFTNDQFPLKSLEDVRQIIDFGNYEGGRKGRFWCLDPIDGTKGFLRGEQFAVCLALIVDGVVQLGCIGCPNLVLSSYGAQDLKGHESFGYIFRAVRGSGAFYSPSSDAEAWTKIHVRHLEDTKDMITLEGVEKGHSSHDEQAAIKDKLNISQSLHLDSQAKYCLLALGLADVYLRLPIKLSYQEKIWDHAAGNVIVHEAGGIHTDAMQDVPLDFGNGRTLATKGVIASSGPRELHELVVSTSCAVIQSRKA, encoded by the coding sequence ATGGcatttgaaagagaattATTGGTTGCGACTCAAGCTGTACGCAAGGCGTCCTTATTGACCAAGAGAATTCAATCTGAAGTGATCTCTCATAGAGATTCCACTACTATCACCAAAAGTGACAATTCCCCAGTCACTACAGGTGATTATGCAGCACAAACAATCATAATCAATGCCATTAAAAGCAATTTCCCAGAAGATAAAGTGGTAGGTGAGGAGTCATCATCTGGGTTGAACGATTCGTTCGTGTCAgagattttgaatgaaattaaaGCCAATGACAACGTCTACAACAAGgataataaaaagaaagatttccAATTCACGAATGATCAGTTTCCACTAAAATCTCTGGAAGACGTCAGACAAATCATCGATTTCGGCAACTACGAAGGCGGTAGGAAGGGAAGATTTTGGTGTTTGGACCCTATTGACGGTACCAAAGGGTTTTTAAGAGGTGAACAGTTTGCAGTATGTCTAGCATTAATTGTCGACGGTGTTGTCCAGCTCGGCTGTATTGGTTGCCCCAACTTAGTCTTGAGTTCTTATGGAGCGCAAGACTTGAAGGGCCACGAGTCATTTGGTTACATCTTCCGCGCTGTTAGAGGTTCAGGTGCCTTCTACTCCCCATCTTCAGATGCTGAAGCATGGACCAAAATCCATGTTAGGCACTTAGAAGACACCAAAGACATGATTACTCTAGAGGGGGTAGAAAAGGGACATTCTTCTCACGATGAGCAAGCCGCTATCAAAGACAAGCTAAACATTTCTCAATCTTTGCACTTGGACTCACAAGCCAAGTACTGTTTGTTGGCCTTGGGCTTGGCTGACGTGTACTTACGTCTCCCCATCAAGCTTTCTTACCAAGAAAAGATCTGGGATCATGCTGCAGGTAACGTTATTGTCCACGAAGCCGGCGGTATTCATACAGATGCCATGCAAGATGTTCCCTTGGACTTCGGTAACGGTAGAACTCTAGCTACTAAGGGAGTTATAGCGTCGAGTGGACCACGCGAGTTGCATGAGTTGGTGGTATCTACATCATGTGCTGTGATTCAATCAAGAAAGGCCTGA